The sequence CTGTGTACATTGATTTTTTTCGAGCTCAAGTCTCGTGGATAAAGATATTAGTGATACACCATCGAAAACTTTGAAGACAAGAGATGTTACTATCCTTTGCTAAAATACTGCTGTTCGTCTCACTTCTAATAGATATGTGAGTTTAATAAATGAGGAATTAGCTACCAAGGAAGACTATAAGTACTATATAATGCACCAGCACCACACGTAGAGGTTAGCTACTGTGACCGAGAAACAACCAGGGGGCCGGCTGATTAGTCTTGATGAAGATTAGCTGCCCtcgatatattctttaatacgTAGCGAgaagtagtactagtatatCAAGCTACAACTCGTTCTGAGCAGATTTGGGCTATGCCAAAAATTGAAATTAGAATGAAAAAATAACTCTGGAATGCTATCCGATGAAATAAATCTAATACATAAGCCCCATCTATACGGGGACATATCCGCCAAAAGCTtacattatatatataaaaacaataaaatcAAGCGCTTTACTGTGGCTTCAAGCCGTCTGCCATGGCCAGTAATAGGCCAAGTGCCTTGTGGGCTGATGACTGTGTCTTCTTCTTACCAGTAGCTGTGGTAGAACTTGGCTTAGAAGAGGGCTTATCATGGATGGAAAGGATTGGTGGCGGAGGCACAACTGAGTAGGCACACTCTCCCTTGCCCCATATAGCGTCGGCGACGTTTGCCCACTTGGCTACTGGGTTGATAAGCGTCGCAGGAGTGTAGAATAGTCGGCAGTCTGCGGGTTGGTAGATGAAATGCGTGGGCACTTGATCGTTGAATGGAGAAAAGGCGTTTCTGTAGTTGACACTTCCGGTGCTGAGTCTGATTGGGAATTCCTCCAGGGTCACGGGGATATGGTCCTTGAAGGCGTCTAACTCCTTTTCCGTAAAGAGTGGCTTCCCGGCAGTCGAGGCATTCTGGACCACCTGGTTCGCCGCTCCGTAGAACAGGGAGATAGTGGACAATTCTTGAACCTGGCTGCCCTTAACGCCTCCAATTCCTTGCATTGGGCCCATCTGTGGGCGGCCACCGTTTGCAACAACTCGCACACCATATGGGATCATGTGATTGATAAAGATGGTACAAGTCGAAGAGCATGAGCCGTCGGTAAGCTAGCGGCAGTTGTtagcagagaagaaagaaattaaggggagagaaaaaaaaaacagtgaCTACTTACAATGATAATATCTTCAGGCTTGTACGGCGGCTCTGTACCATTGAGCGGTCCTCCTTTGCCAAAAATGTTGATAGGGGCGCTGGTCGAGTTGCCGAGTATGAAGTTGTTCTCGGCTGAGATTGCTGTTGAGGGGACGCCAAGGGTATCAAATGGACCCAAGAAAGCGGCGTCACTAGCAAAACCTGTCTTCTGGTCTGGTTGAACCAATTCTGAGATAAGGAAGCCCACTTGCTGAAAGCCTTGCCTGTCATCTGGGCTCGTTGCGCGGCTGGCAGTCTCGAAAAGGTATTGAGTTTCGGGAACAGAACGAATTCTAGTTGCCGAAAAGATGGTCATGTTGGGAAAGAAGATGCTAATAAGCGCGAAGCCTGAGTCGACAGTACCGCCAGGATTTCCAGTGACGTCGATGATAATCTTAGACTTGCCAGAAGCGACAGCCTTATTAACAAACTCCTGTGCCTTTATGGCAAAGGTTCGCGTCTCATCATCTGGAATGCCGTCGCCTGATGTTTCAAAACTTGACACAGTCATGACGGCAACATCCTTGAGGCTTGTATCTTCTGGGAAATACCCTACCATCACGTTGAAGGGGTCTCTGATAACAGGCTTAGGATAACCGCTAGGTTCCGGAAGCCCTGTTGAATCTGCTTGTCTCTTGGAGACCTTCGTCACATCTACGTCtctcttgagcttcttgctCGATGGACCAGTCGTAGCAGGCACGGGAGCGCAAACTGCATCCCATAGCTCGTCGCCAGTGGTGGCAGTGAAATTTCCAGCTGAAGGACTAACTTCTGCGAAGAGCGGGATTGTTTCTTGGGTCCCGTTGGCGTATGTGAGGTTGAATTCGTGTATGCCCGGAAATGATCTGTACCTTGAAAAAGAACCGAGGCTTTCGGAGCCTGCGGTGGTAATAGGCACGTTGGCTAACATGACGTTGTATCGGGCATCGGGGTCTTGCAGACCCTCGATGTTGGAGAGTGCTTCGACAAAAGATTCTGCACCAACTCCATTGACCAACGTCACAGGGGATACGTCCTTGTTGCCCCTTGCTAGCAGTTCACCATCACCTAGTTTCCGAAATTAGTCAAATAGAAATCTCTAGTACAGCAAAAATATACCTACTGAATGTGTAAAGCCTAGGAATAGCTACTCCATCAGTGGAAAGCGACACCAATGAATTGGAAGCCTTGAAAGTAATGGCAAATGAGCAAGGGACAATGGCAAGATGGCCATCGTTTGCAGAACTGATAAGATTAAATAGGTCTCGATCAAAGTCATACTGAGACTTGTATTGATTCGCGACTGCTCGACTGCGAATTGTCGATATGCCACCAACGAGATCAACTGTTGAAGACAGAGAGCCGACAGGTGGATCTGGGCTCGGTTAGGGAGATGTAACAAGGTAATAGACGATATAAGACGTACTTCTGAGAATCTCGATAGTAGACTGCCATTGCAAGTATTTGCTATACTCATCAATAAAGCTTACTGCGAGGTCGGATTTGAATGGCGTCGATTCCAAGCAAGCAAGTCCAAGCTGACTAGAGAATTCCGATGCTAGGCTGTGTTAGAGCGGGTGTATCATTCTGCTAAAGAACACAGGAACTCACTGCCTGCCGCAGTTAATTTTGCAATCTGGGCACAGGGCTCAGCAGGTTTGGTAGCATTGACTGAGACGGTGGCGGCGCTTGCCACAGCCGCAAGGGCCGCGACAGCGGAAAGACGTGATATCCTAGGAGACATCACGTCCAGAAAGTAAACTCGAAAGATATACACAGAATGTAATAAGATCAAACGCTGTGCAGAATCAACAAAGGGATATAATATTGAGAAAGACAGAGTAGCAAAGGAGCACAGCGATAGATTTTCACTAGTCTTGACTGCTGTTGACTCTTAGATATTTATCTCAATATTGGCTTCAATACAAGCTGATATAAGTCGGCTCTAAGGGGCCTGCCGGGGCTGTACAGAGCGAGTTGAGGGACTACGATCGTCACAGCCCACTAATACACACCCCTGAGCTGACGGTGGCCCACCAGCTCAGCCTAACTTCACAAACTGGGGACAGAGCACAAGACCGAAGCGCTACGTAGGGTTGCCGTTAGGAATAGTTACACTAATACCTAATAACGATGGCACGGGGTACTAGTAATAAATAGAAGATACTAAATTGGCACAGCACTAACATTCAGATACCATGACCTTTATGCTCTTCaatgctataaattaaagctgcTATTGGATCTGAGAGATGTATTCTAGTAAGTTGATAAGTAATCATTCCAGGCATAAGGACCTCCACTACCGAGTATAGCCGGTGGCACTCGACTGTATTAACGCTAGGTACGCTTCTATTTTCGAAACGCCATAAACTTCCCGTAAAGAGGTATAAAAGTCGAGATACTGTTGTGTTGTGAGGATCACAGTCCACCCCTGAGCTTACAACGACCCGCCAACGCAGCCCAACCTCACAGGGTGTGGTGAATTGGGCAATTGTATTCAAAACACGCTTAAATCTGTTTTTAAATCTGGGATCGACTGTAATTTCAGCTAGTGATTACTCTTGTGGGGGTTATATTCTGCGTTTCTCACTTGGTAGAAAGGGCTGCATGGTTTCTTTTCGGCAAGCTCCGTATAAGAGCAGCTATCTGCGAGGAAACGATACATATTACCTAGCAATAGTAGCAGCTACGAAGTAAACATTTAGGTTTGTGCGGCATTAGAGTCTCGCTTCACATCAGGAAGGCTGGGTTGAGTTCTTTCTTTGGAATGATAAGAGCCTGCTAGGCGTACTGCACAATTACGTCGCAATATGGAGCCAGAAAAGgctgggaagaaaaaaaaaacaaaaaaacaagaggctagtatgtagtagtgcGTCTGCTAGCTTCCTCACAACAATGGATCCCATCCCACGAACCTGCACCTATTTTGGGGATAGAATGCGGCTCACTTGCAGCCGAGGGAAGCGAAGGCAAAAAGCAGGGGGCTCTGGAAGATGCCAAGCCACCTCTAACAATCCATTCAAGATACATTCTTGGAAGGAAATAGGTACTATAATGTAACACGATTGGACATTATATCGATAGTTATAACCTAAACAGTCTCTCTCTACGGCGCACAGTTGCTTTGATTGCTTGTGCTTCTGCTGTTGATACCTTATAatgatatataatatttgcCCATATTGTAATAACCCTGGTCGGCATTGTTAGGTAACTCCGGCCTATCTTTGCCGATTTAATCAACTTTGCACGCCGGATAGATGTCTTCAAAGCCAGCGCACCAGCTCCTGTCAGTTAGTCCTCCAATGGGAGACGCTGTACGCGTTACTTCATGCTTGGGCGGTCTGCTAGTGACTATGCTTATCCTAATTTTCTCTCGTCGTGTCATACTTCGCCCTTTGGGACTTTTCAAGCTCCACTTGTCAGATGGCTTGATGTAGGCGTGGCTTAGCTCATGATGACCGGCCCGCTTTCTAGGCTGATTCTAATTTTATACCTAGATTGCCAAATAGGATTCTGCTCTGCATTGGCGTCAAAGAGCTGGCGGCGCGGCTCATTTATTCCAGTATGGCGCCTTTCCGCTGAACAAATATTCATATCATGTACTTACTCTGCTCGCATACCGTCGTTTGAGTTGTTTTCGTGAGAGTGGCATAGCATACTAACTGAGAAGAAGCGTTCGCTCTCAAAGTAAACAGTTGCTTTGTCTTGTTCGTTATCTCTCTAAAAAAATGGGCAAAGCGGGCCGCGTCGCGTGTATTGGGCTGCCATACCTATTGACAATAGGCTCATTAGTTGCCCTCATATTTGCGGGCATTGGTTCTACTGATGCCGACTCTTCTACACTAAACAAGATCTATTTTATGAGAGTGAGTTTTGGTGGCTTATAGAGATGCCACATGGAACAACTTTCCTAACCCAATATCACAGGCTGATCTTTCGAATGTCACTGCGGCCGAAGCAACCAATTTTGGCGACCAGCTACTGAACCTTACCTCGAATGCTATGAACAATGCCACGCAAGAGCTTGCCGCAGCTttagaagaggcagagaagcagTCTGAATTACGCGATTTTTACGACATTGGTCTGTTCGGCTACTGCGAGGGAGAAAAGCATGGAAGCAACTTCAATGTGGACTTCTGCAGCAAGCCTGCGGGAAGCTTCTGGTTCAACCCGCTTGTTGTCTGGCACCTGAATGTTAGTGGCGTTCACGATATATTCCCCTCTCACCTGCAGTCCAATCTGCAGACATACCAGAAGGTTTCTCACTGGA comes from Trichoderma asperellum chromosome 3, complete sequence and encodes:
- a CDS encoding uncharacterized protein (EggNog:ENOG41); translated protein: MLANVPITTAGSESLGSFSRYRSFPGIHEFNLTYANGTQETIPLFAEVSPSAGNFTATTGDELWDAVCAPVPATTGPSSKKLKRDVDVTKVSKRQADSTGLPEPSGYPKPVIRDPFNVMVGYFPEDTSLKDVAVMTVSSFETSGDGIPDDETRTFAIKAQEFVNKAVASGKSKIIIDVTGNPGGTVDSGFALISIFFPNMTIFSATRIRSVPETQYLFETASRATSPDDRQGFQQVGFLISELVQPDQKTGFASDAAFLGPFDTLGVPSTAISAENNFILGNSTSAPINIFGKGGPLNGTEPPYKPEDIIILTDGSCSSTCTIFINHMIPYGVRVVANGGRPQMGPMQGIGGVKGSQVQELSTISLFYGAANQVVQNASTAGKPLFTEKELDAFKDHIPVTLEEFPIRLSTGSVNYRNAFSPFNDQVPTHFIYQPADCRLFYTPATLINPVAKWANVADAIWGKGECAYSVVPPPPILSIHDKPSSKPSSTTATGKKKTQSSAHKALGLLLAMADGLKPQ
- a CDS encoding uncharacterized protein (EggNog:ENOG41~TransMembrane:4 (o12-31i163-185o191-223i235-259o)); translated protein: MGKAGRVACIGLPYLLTIGSLVALIFAGIGSTDADSSTLNKIYFMRADLSNVTAAEATNFGDQLLNLTSNAMNNATQELAAALEEAEKQSELRDFYDIGLFGYCEGEKHGSNFNVDFCSKPAGSFWFNPLVVWHLNVSGVHDIFPSHLQSNLQTYQKVSHWMFVAYVLAFATTVIQLLVGISAIFSRIGSIFTTIVSAVATGFLIAANITSTALFVTLVGVFNSSLKEYGVKSDIGANAFAASWLALGLSMVSTFFWLFSSCCCSGRSAARSPPAQGSYEKVDFANGGAASHHGHTTAPAPTFANTNTAYEPYRHQ